One region of Armigeres subalbatus isolate Guangzhou_Male chromosome 3, GZ_Asu_2, whole genome shotgun sequence genomic DNA includes:
- the LOC134223574 gene encoding uncharacterized protein LOC134223574 isoform X2 — protein sequence MEHTGFITFFVLFTTMVLFGSDVKASDITAESVQGRTKRTIGSASSFINCITVLDGVDQRFCSYEQPILKAIERVAIKGTEAERKRLPCPPRKTFRKQCNLCECLENGVLTCTVDSCAEDFYDASGLPKYW from the exons ATGGAACACACGGGTTTCATTACGTTCTTCGTGCTTTTTACAACGATGGTTCTATTTGGCTCAGATGTGAAAGCATCAG ATATAACCGCCGAAAGTGTACAAGGTCGGACCAAACGAACTATTGGATCGGCCAGCAGCTTCATCAACTGCATAACCGTGCTCGATGGTGTGGATCAACGTTTCTGTTCCTACGAGCAGCCCATCCTGAAAGCAATCGAGCGAGTTGCAATCAAAGGCACAGAAGCGGAACGCAAGCGCCTTCCCTGCCCCCCGAGAAAGACATTTCGCAAGCAGTGCAACTTGTGTGAATGCCTGGAGAATGGAGTGCTGACTTGCACTGTGGATTCGTGTGCGGAGGATTTTTACGACGCCAGTGGTCTGCCGAAATATTGGTAA
- the LOC134223574 gene encoding uncharacterized protein LOC134223574 isoform X1, whose product MEHTGFITFFVLFTTMVLFGSDVKASVIDITAESVQGRTKRTIGSASSFINCITVLDGVDQRFCSYEQPILKAIERVAIKGTEAERKRLPCPPRKTFRKQCNLCECLENGVLTCTVDSCAEDFYDASGLPKYW is encoded by the exons ATGGAACACACGGGTTTCATTACGTTCTTCGTGCTTTTTACAACGATGGTTCTATTTGGCTCAGATGTGAAAGCATCAG TTATAGATATAACCGCCGAAAGTGTACAAGGTCGGACCAAACGAACTATTGGATCGGCCAGCAGCTTCATCAACTGCATAACCGTGCTCGATGGTGTGGATCAACGTTTCTGTTCCTACGAGCAGCCCATCCTGAAAGCAATCGAGCGAGTTGCAATCAAAGGCACAGAAGCGGAACGCAAGCGCCTTCCCTGCCCCCCGAGAAAGACATTTCGCAAGCAGTGCAACTTGTGTGAATGCCTGGAGAATGGAGTGCTGACTTGCACTGTGGATTCGTGTGCGGAGGATTTTTACGACGCCAGTGGTCTGCCGAAATATTGGTAA